GGCCACGGGCACAAGGTGAAGATCACGATCATGTTCCGGGGACGAGAGATGGCACATCCCGAGCTGGGCAAGCGGATACTCGACAAGATCGCCGAGCAACTGCATCCGCTGGCGAAGATCGAGGCGCACCCGAAGCTCGACGGACGCAACATGATCATGGTGCTCGCACCCGACAAGCGGGCCCAGCAGGCGGCCGCGAAGGCGGCCGCGTCGGAGGCACATCCCAACGGCGACCAGCCGGTCCCCAGCGAGCAGGAGAGCTGAGATGCCCAAGATGAAGACGCACCGGGGTCTGGCCAAGCGGTTCCGGGTGACCGGCAGCGGCAAGCTGATGCGCCGCAAGGCCTTCCGGGGCCACAACTACGAGAAGAAGTCGTCCGTGCGCACCCGTCGCCTCGCCCGCGACGTGGAGGTCACGGGCGGCGACCGGGCCAACGTGAAGCGCCTGCTCGGCCTCTAGCGAGTCCGCCTCCACGAAGCCGAGCCGCCAGGAAGCCCGTCCCAGCAAGCGGAGCCTCCCGCTGCCGGCTTCTCCTCCCACCGTCCCGAAAGGAGCGTCCGATGGCAAGGGTGAAACGCGCCGTCCACAGCAAGAAGCACCGTCGTGCGGTGCTCGAGCGCGCGCAGGGGTACTACGGCAACAAGAGCCGGTCCTTCCGCGCCGCCAGCGAGCAGGTGATGCACTCGCTGCAGTACGCGTACCGCGATCGCCGGGCGCGCAAGGGCGACTTCCGACAGCTGTGGATCCAGCGCATCAACGCGGCCGCCCGCCAGAACGGGATGAGCTACAGCCGCTTCATCTCCGGCCTCCGCATCGCAGGGGTCGAGGTCGACCGCAAGATCCTGGCGGACCTCGCCGTCTCCGATCCCGCCGCATTCGCCGCCCTCGTGAAGGTGGCGGAGGGAGCGCGTCAAGCCAGCTGAGCGTGCTCGGCTTCCGCCACCCGAAGGTCCAGCGGCTCCGACGCCTGGTCGAGCGTCGCCGGGCTCGCCACGACGAGAGGACCTTCGTCCTCGAGGGCTCGCGCGTCCTCGCGGAGGCGTTGGCCGCGGGCGTCGTTGTCGAAGCGGTGTTCGTGGTCGCCGGCACCGAGGACCCGACGGTCGATCGGGCCCGCGAGGCGGCGGTGCCGGTGTTCGAGCTCGAGCCCGGCGTGATGGAACGGGTCGCC
The DNA window shown above is from Actinomycetota bacterium and carries:
- the rpmI gene encoding 50S ribosomal protein L35, with translation MPKMKTHRGLAKRFRVTGSGKLMRRKAFRGHNYEKKSSVRTRRLARDVEVTGGDRANVKRLLGL
- the rplT gene encoding 50S ribosomal protein L20; this encodes MARVKRAVHSKKHRRAVLERAQGYYGNKSRSFRAASEQVMHSLQYAYRDRRARKGDFRQLWIQRINAAARQNGMSYSRFISGLRIAGVEVDRKILADLAVSDPAAFAALVKVAEGARQAS